The Thermocrinis ruber genomic sequence ATCCGCAGACATAGACTTTACCAAGAGGGAACAAAAAGAAGAGATCTACGACCCGGACATGACGGCCATAGTCAGTCAGCAGAAGAAAAAGGAGAGAACATTTGGGGCGGTTGTTGGAGGAGTACCGGGTACGGGTGCCAATGTTCCACCGGGTACGGGTGCAGTGCAGGGTGCCGGAGGACCATTAACCTCAGAAAAGAGTGAAACCATAACCAACTACGAAGTTAGCAAGAAAGAGGTATATACCCAAGACCCTCTGATAAAGGTCAGAAGGTTGAACGTGGGTGTAATGATAGACAGCAACCTTAAAGGCGTAGATTTGGAAAAGGTAAAACAGATGGTTCAGGCATCCGCAGGCATAGACCCAAACAGGGGTGATGTACTGAGTGTGGTTTCTGTCCCCTTCAGGAAACCTGAGGCGGAAAAGCCACCCATTTCTTACGCAGAGTATATAAAGTGGGTTGCATTGCTTGTGTTTAGTTTGGTATCCTTTATAGCCCTTTTCATTGCCTTGAAGAAACTAAAGAAAAAGCCAGCCCCCACTGCTTACATACCACCCATTCCTACATCAGTTCCCTCTGGGCTTGAGGAATTGGCAGGGGTTGAAGAGATAAGGATAAAGGCAAAAGAAGTGGCAAGTATAGAAGCCATCTCCAAGTTGGCAAAGGAAGAACCCCAAAAGGTAGCCAAGATCATAAAAGCCTGGTTAAAGAGTAAAGGTTGATCATGGATGAACAACTTCTGTCCCAAGAGGAGATAAACCTACTACTAAAGACCCTTGGAAAGGAGGAGAAAAAACAGGTAAAAACTGACAAAGAGGTTCAGCCCTTTGACGTATCAGCTTTAGAGCGTATATACGCAGGAAGATTGCCAAGCTTGGAGTTTGTCTTTGAAAGATGGATCAGCGGTTTGAAGAGGGGGTTGGTTTCAGTGATAGTGGGTGTGCCAACAATAATAAAGGAGAGCGTAGGCTCTGTGAAATTCAGTGAACTTGTTTCAAGACTTCCCTTCCCATCTGCGGTGGGTTATTTCAACCTCCATCCTTTCAAAGGCAATTTTATGATCATCCTTGACCCGAAGCTAATATACATGGTCGTAAGCAATGTCTTTGGTGGTTCTGCCAAGCCTTACAAGATTGAGGGAAAGGAATTCACGAAGGTGGAGATGAGAATAATAGAAAGAATGCTTAGGGTTATGTATGCGGAGCTGGAAGAAGCCTGGCGAACTGTTATGAATGTGCAATTGATTCCCATAGGCATAGAAACAAACCCAGCTATACTCATGTTTGCAAGACCGAAAGAGAAATACATAGTTTTAAGACTTACGGTTAGTCTGGAAGGGGGAGACGGCTACATATTGCTTGCCATACCTCAGGAAGGAATAGAACCCTATAAGGAAATGCTAAAGGGTATCCTTGAAAGGAGTCCCGAGGATTATGAAAAGCTACTGAAGGCTATACTCGGAGTGCCTTTGCATATAAGTGTGAAACTTGGCTATACCAAAATCACCTTAGGAGAACTATACAACCTTAAAGTAGGAGATACAATAACCTTGGACAAGCCCACAAGAGAACCGGTGGAGATCTACGTGGAGGGGATTAAAAAGTTCTTGGGCGTGTTAGGCCATTCAAAGAACAAAAAAGCTTTTAAGATAATACAAGATGTCCAAGAATAAAGAGATCGCAGAAATATTCTCTAAGATGGCAGACATTATGGAATTTTTGGGGGAGAATCCTTACAGGATAAACGCTTACAGGAGGGTGGCGGAGGTCCTTTCTGAGTTAGGAGTGGATGTGGAGGAGTTGGTTAAAACTGGTAAGATATACCAGATACCCGGAATAGGAGAATCTTCTATAAGCAAAATATTGGAGTATCTAAGAACTGGGAAAATATCTAAATACGAGGAGCTGAAAAAGCAGGTGCCGGAGGATCTGCTTGAACTCCTTGATGTGCCTGGCATTGGTCCGAAAACCCTAAGGTTAGCCTACGAAAAGCTACATGTCAGAACTAAGGATGACTTTTTGAGGGCAGTCAGAAGTGGAATGCTTGCTACCTTGCCCGGTATAAGGGAGAAAAAATTACAGAACATAATGAGAGGGCTTGAACTGTATGAAAAGAGTAAAGAGCGTATGTCCCTTATAGAAGCTTATCAATTGGGCGAAAGGCTTTTGGAACATATGAAAAAAGTTGGGGAGCTTTACCAAAATATAGAACTGGCAGGAAGCCTAAGAAGGAAAAAGGAAACCGTTGGAGATATAGACCTCTTGGTTTCTGCGGATAAAAGGTTTTGGTCCACACTGCACGAGCACTTTACTAAATTTGATGAAGTTCAGGATGTTCTACTTAAAGGAGAAACAAAATCCAGTGTGATTTTAAAAAACGGAAAACAGGCGGATTTCAGGACTGTTGAACCCCATCAATGGGGCTCTGCCCTCCAATACTTCACTGGTTCAAAGGAGCACAATGTTAGGATAAGGGATATAGCAAAAGCTAAGGGATTAAAGTTGAGCGAATACGGCGTCTTTAGGGCAGACACAGAAGAGTGGTTGGGTGGAAGAACGGAAGAAGAGGTCTATGAACTTCTTGGTATGGATTGTCCTCCACCCGAGCTAAGGGAAAATGTGGGAGAGGTAGAGCTTGCCCTGGAGAGGAAGCTACCGAGGCTTGTGGAATGGGAAGACATAAAGGGTGATTTTCACATGCATACCAACTGGAGCGATGGGCTTGGTAGTATTGAGGAAATGGCGGAGACCGCCTACAGGCTGGGATTGCAGTACATCGTCATAGGAGACCATTCTCCCTCCGCAAGGGTAGCGAAGGGCTTAGACATACAAAGATACAGAGAACAGTGGAAGGTAATAGAGAGGTTAAACAGCTACTATAACAAGAAGGGCTTTTATATACTTAGGGGGTGCGAGGTGGATATACTTCCCGATGGCAGTTTGGACCTTCCCAATGAATTTTTAGAAGAGTTTGACTTTGTGGTAGCTTCCATACATACACGCTTTGGACAGGATAACACCTATAGAATTTTACGAGCAATAGAAAATCCCTATGTGAATTTAATAGGACATCCTACTGGGAAGGCTTACGGAAGCAGAGAGGGCTACCCTCTCGACATGGAACAGATAATAAACTTGGCAAAGGAGACAGGAACCGCGTTGGAGCTAAACACATTCAGGGCAGACCTCTCCCCAGAAATGGTTAGAAAGTGTGTTGAAAAGGGCGCGCTCGTTGCCATCGTAACCGACGCCCACGCACCGAGCCACCTAAGATATCTAAAGATTGGTTTAGGTTTGGCAAGAAGGGGATGGGCAAAGAAAGAGGACATTTTAAACACAAGAACTGTGGAGGAAATAAAGGAGTTTGTAAGGAGAAAAAGGTACAATAGATAAATATGCCACGCCATCAAAACACCAAAGAAAAAATTTTAGAATCCGCCCTCAAGCTGTTCTCGGAAAAGGGCATAAGGGAGACCACCATAAAGGATATTGCTAAAGATGTGGGCATAACAGAAGGTGCCATATACAGACACTTTGTTAGTAAAGATCAGATTGTTAGCACCCTCTTTTCCACGTATGCCGAAAGGCTGTATGAAGAGCTGATCTCGGTAGTTGAGGAAAAAACATTAATAGAAAACAGGTTTTTTAAGCTTGTGAAAACATTCTTAAACTTTTGCTTTGATAACCCACAAGCTTTTAAGTTCATAAACTTGTTCCACTATCTGAGGGCTGAGGAAGTAAAGAACTTTCAAAACCTCCCTAAAGACGCCCTGATGAAGTTCATGGATGAAGGTTTCAAGAAGGGAATTATCAAGGTCAGAAGGGAGTTGGCTTTAGCCATGGTGGTGGGCACTTTGGAAAGGACATTCCTTTTAGTGGAGGGTGGAATAATAGAAAGGGAGGCGGGCTTGGAGGAGGAGTTGGCAGAAGTCCTCTGGAAGGCAATTACTTACCAATAACGAGTATAGCACCTGGCCTTTTTATCCTTGGTGCCAAAATCTCCATTACCCTGAATTCATGAACCATGTTGGTGGTTTCCACATAGGCAAGGGACACATCAAGGGCTACCACTATGTCCATGTTCTGAGGACCAGCGGAGACAAGTATAGCCTTCCCCTCTGGCACTATGGGGGAGGTGTGAACTTCGCTGACTATTTTCTTTATCTGCTCTATCTCAAGGAGCCCTGTGTTGTGATAGACGCGGTTTAGCTTGAAGTAATCCTTTGGGTTCAAAAGAAGATGGTATGGACCAAAAAATCCGCTTTCACTGAGCTTTGCCACACCCAAAGAAACATCATTAAAGGCATTTCCCATCACATCCCAATCGCTCATTGAGATGCTTTGCCTTCCCTCCGCCGTCAAGAGCCCTTCTATGCCTAGCTTTTTGTTGCCGTGTATTATAAGGGTGTCTTCTGCCACTGCGGTGGCAAAGGCTGCGGCGGACGCGGTGGATGTATCTATGGGCAAGCTAAACTGCCTGCTGTATTCAAGGTCCCTCCAGCTTATGGAAAAAGGTTTGTAGATGGTAGGAAGAACTATGTGTATTCTTTTACCTACCCTAACTGGCTCGCAGGTTTGGGCTTCCTCTCCGGGTCTTACCTCACAGCTACCGGGCTCCACACCAAGAAACACATCGTAGGATATAACCTGATGCCCTGCACCTATTGGACCAACTACAGGCATAAACCTTCTGCAAACTAATGTATTTTTTGCTACCCTTATAACCGCCTCCTCTAAGGCGGACCACTCTTCCTGCGTAAGGGGTGATTGATCTCTACCCAGAAAGTCCATAGCGCACCTCCTTTTTGTTAAATTTTAACACTACCCTTCTTCCATCTCCTTCAAACAGAAACTCAATAATACAATCGCAAAGCTCTAGGTTCCTTGCCCACTCCACCACCACTATACCTTCTCCCACAAACTGCTCCACGTCAAAGTCCTCCACCCTGTACAGGTCTATGTGTATTAACCTTCCCCTTTGGGTGGGATACTCATTGACGATTGTAAAGGTGGGACTTCTAACCTGATAGCCCTCCCTTATTCCTAAACCCTCTGCCAAACCTTTTACGAAAGTGGTTTTGCCCGACCCCAGGTCTCCAAGTAGGCATATTACTTCATCCCCCTTTAGCCTTTTGGCAAACTCTTTTCCAAAGTTTATAGTCTCTTGTTCGTCCTTCAAAAAGATCTCATCCATCCTTACACTCCTTTATGCATTTGGCTATTTGAGAGAGGGCTATGTATGGGTTTTTTTCCTCTGTTTCCCACACAAATATACCCGCCCTGCTCAGGTTAAGCCTGGCGGTTTGATCTTCGGGATGCCACCCGCACACTACAATGTTCACTCCACTTTCTGCCAATATTTGAGATATCTCCCTTTCATCGCCGGAGATCTCCTTTAAAAGCTCCCTCTTTCCGTCGGAGAATATGGCCAAGTATTTGGTATTTTCAAAGTGGGAAGAAACCTTTTGCTCCTCGTCCAAAAGCACACCCACCCTTGGCTTCATTCCTCCCACCGGCTCGTAATGGATAAAGACCATCTCCAACTCAGGGATCTCCCTCTTTAGCCTTTCTTCCAAAGCATCCACCGTTTGATGGATGTGATGGAAGTTCCAACCCTCTACCGCTACTGTAATATCCGCAAAGAGCCTTCCGCCAGAGGACCTAACATAAAGATGTTTTATTTCCTTTATGTTTTCAAAATCCAGTATGATCTGCCTTATTCTCTCTAAGGTCTTTTCATCGGCAGAAACATCCAAAAGCACCGCAAACTCCCTTTTGAGTATGCTTATGGCAGTCCAAAGGATCAAAAGGCTCACAGCCATCGCAAAGTATCTGTCCAACTGGTACCCAAGCTTAGCACTTACAAAGCTCAAAAGCACCAAAGAGGAGCCAAAGGCATCCGTTAGGGTGTGATAGGAGTCCGCTATGAGGGCTGGAGAGTTGTACCTTTTGCCCGCCCACCTTTCCAGCATAGAAAGGCTAAGGGAGCCAAGGAGAGAAAAGACCACAACCCCCGCACCAATGCCCCAAAACTCCTCCTTTATCTCCACCCTTTGGGAAAAAGCCCTTTTTATTATCTCGTAGCTTGCCAAAAATAAAAAGAAGGAGATCACCACAGAGGCTAAGTTTTCCAGCTTGTAAAGCCCGTAGGGAAATCTCTCGTTCTTTTTGTTAGAGAACTTTATGGAGATGTATGTGATCACGGAGGCAAAGGAGTCCGAGAGGGAATGAACCGCTTCTCCGATCAGAGACAAACTACCGGATAAAACACCACCTACAAACTTGGCAAGAGACTGCAGTAGATTAACCAAAAGTGCGATTAAAGCCCAGTGTTCCTTGCTCATCGGTTGAAAGGAGACTTACAGCCCTGATAACTACCTCTACTTTCCATTTCCCTTTGGATAGCCTGAAGGACCTCCGATTTTTTCCTGTAGGTGCAATAATCTGGAGCGATGAGCCTGTCCTCCTCCACCTCTCCCGTTAGCCTGTGGATCACCACGTTGGGAGGCAGGATCTCTATTAGGTCCACCGCCCTTTTTGCATACTCCTGAAGGCTCAAAACCTCAAACTCTCCGTTCAGATACTGCTGTGCCATCTTGGTTCCTTTTATAACATGGAGCGGGTGTATTTTAACGCCGTCTATGGGTAGGGCGCACAGGAGCTTTCCAGTTTCTAACATATCCTCCTCATCCTCTCCGGGAAGTCCCAGTATCACGTGGGCACAGACCTTTAGGTTTCTCCTTTTGGTCCTCAGGACCGCATCCACAAAGTCCGAAACTCCGTGCGCCCTGTTGATCCTTCTGAGGGTAGTAAAGTTGGCAGACTGAAGCCCATACTCTACCCACACCTCTAAACCTTTTTGGGTGTAGCTTTCCAAAAGGTCCAACACCCACTCGGGGGCACAATCGGGTCTTGTTCCCACGTCAATCCCTACCACCTCGTCAAACTCTAAGGCGGTGTCGTAAATGCTCTTTAGGTAATCCCTCTCTCCGTAGGTGTTAGAGTAGGACTGATAATAAACAAAAAAGAGTATGTTTTTGCCGTACCTTTCCTTTGCCCGGAGGATACCCTCCTCTATCTGTTTTTTCAGTGGTACGCTGGGGCTGAGGTGGGCGGGTCTTGTGCCAGAAAAACAGTAGGTGCAACCTCCCACTGCCTTCGTGCCGTCTATGTTAGGACAAGTGAAGGGTAAGGCTACGGTGATCTTCTGAACCCTTTTGCCGTACTTTTCCTTTAAATAGTCCTTTAAGGAGTAGTAAGTGCTCTTTTCCTTGAGCATAAAGTATAAATTTATGCCTTTGAGTTAAGCAAGCTCCATATAAGGAAGGCTACGGGTTCGGGAACTATTATGGTTTTTTTGTTGGCGGTTTGACTTAAGATCTCGTATAGCTCCGTCTTAACTATTGCATCCCCTGTCAAGTCAAAAAGGACATCTATGGCATCCTCAAGGGACCTCAGCATATCTCTGGCATCCCTGTAGTAGGCTATTCCCCTCTCCTTTGCTTTTTTAACACTTTCTAGCTCTTCCCTTGGCTCCGCTACCGCTATAACCTTTACCGCGTCCGTGCTAACGCTGAGGAGGGCATCAAGAAATTGACTTCCCACCCTACCTAAGCCTGCAATGGCTACGTTTATACGGCGCATGAAAACCTCCCTTTGTAAAATGGCCCAGGGCGGACTCGAACCGCCGACACCCCGGTTTTCAGCCGGGTGCTCTACCAACTGAGCTACCGGGCCTCTTTGGTATTAAAATTATACCACATGATAAGAATTGAAACGCCTTTAACAGATGAAACCGTAGAACGCCTAAGGGCGGGGGACAGGGTACTCATAAGCGGTGTTATATACACTGCCCGGGATGCGGCACACAAGAGAATGGTAGAAGCACTGCAGAGGGGAGAGCCACCACCCTTTGACCTAAAGGGACAGATCATATACTATGTGGGACCTACTCCACCAAAGCCCGGACAGGTAATAGGCTCTGCTGGACCCACCACCGCCATAAGGATGGACAAGTACGTGGAACCTCTTCTAAAACTGGGTCTAAAGGGCATGATAGGTAAAGGTTATAGAAGTCCTCAGGTGAAGGAGCTTTTGGTTAAATATAAGGCGGTTTATTTTGCGGCGGTGGGCGGAGTGGCAGTCCTTTTGGCAAAGGCAATAAAATCCTCCGAGGTAATAGCCTATGAGGACCTTGGCACGGAAGCCATAAGAAGGCTTATTGTGGAAGATTTCCCTGTAATAGTTGCCAACGACATCTACGGCGGGGATATCTTTGAAGAGGGCAGAAGGAGGTTCGCAAGGATAGACCTATGAAGCAACTGGCCATAATAGGCGGAGGTCCTGCGGGCATTTCTGCTTCAATATACGCAGCACGGAAGAAGATGGACTTCGTACTGATCACCAAAGAGGTGGGAGGGCAGGTGATAAAGGCGGGCAACATTGAAAACTACTTGGGCTACGCTATGGTAGATGGCATCATCCTTGTGGAAAAGATGATGGAGCACATGAGAAAGTTGGAAGTGGAACCCATATTGGACGAGGTGGTGGATGTGGAAAGGCTATCCGAGGGCTTTGAAGTGAGAACTGCGTCTGGACAATCTTTCAAGACAAAAACCGTACTCTTTTGCACGGGTTCAGAGCACAGAAGGCTAAACGTGCCCGGAGAGAAGGAATACACCGGTAGGGGTATATCCTACTGCTACACCTGTGATGCGCCCTTCTTCAAGAACAAAAAGGTGGCTGTGGTAGGTGGAGGGAACTCGGGCTTTGAGGCGGCAGAGCAGTTGTTAAATTATGCAAGTACCATCTACCTTTTGGAGATCTCCGACCAATTCAGGGCAGATGAGGTGCTGAGGGAAAAGGTGTTAGGGAACGAGAAGGTCATTCCTCTCCTCAGGCACAGGGTTGTGTCTGCGGAAGGGGATGGTATGTTTCTCAAGGCTATTGTGGTGGAAGACTTGGAAAAGGGCAAAACTTACCGGTTGGATGTGGAAGGGCTCTTTGTGGAAATAGGGCTGGAGCCTAACACCAAGCTGGCTCAAAAGCTGGGAGTATTACTTAACAGTAGGGGCGAGATCATAATAGACTGCAACAACAGAACCTCCGAGAGGGGTGTCTATGCGGCGGGAGATTGCACAAACATATTTGCGAAACAGATCATTACCGCCGCAGGGGATGGGGCAAAGGCTCTACTTTCTATATACCACGACCTTACCTACGGCGTGAGCTCATGGATATAGCCAGGTTCATAGACCACTCCATACTCAAACCTCAAACCACCGAAAAGGATTTAGAAGAACAAATCAAAAGATGCATAGAGCTAAAGGTCTATGCGGTCTGCGTCCATCCTTACTGGGTAAAAAGGGCGGTAGAACTGGCGGGAGGGAAGTTGGTGGTGTGTGCGGTGGTTAGCTTTCCTTTTGGAATGGATACCAAAGAGCAAAAGCTGTTCCAGTGTTTGGAAAGCTTGGAAAGGGGTGCAAAGGAGCTGGACATTGTTATGAACTTCTCCGCCCTAAAAAGCGGTCATCTTCCCTATGTTAGGGAAGAGCTCCTTGCCATCGGCAGAAACACGGAGGGTTTTGTAAGGAAGGTAATAATTGAGGCGGGCTACCTTAACGAAGAGGAAAAGAAGCTTGCGGTGGAGCTTATAGCAGAAAGTGGCATGGAATTTGTAAAGACTTCCACAGGATTTTCTTTCTCCGGTGCCACAGAGGAGGATGTTAAACTGCTTTATTCTGCCTCAAAGGGTAGGCTAAAGATCAAGGCGTCCGGTGGTATAAGAACCAAGGAACAGGCGCTTAGGTTCCTGTCCCTTGGTGCGGAACGCATAGGCACCAGCGCTACTTTTGATATTCTCAGTTAAGGGCACTTGCTGGCGTCGTAAGAAGGTTTGCCCAAGGCGGTCAGAAAGGCTTCAAAGGGTCCCATGTTCTTCATGGCAACACCCTTGGGACCTTCAAACTTGAGCCTTCCGAGCATCATTGCCTTCATGGGTCCATATGCTCCCTTCCCCATCTCTTCCCATCTTTTGGTTTCTGCATACATCAAAAAGTCATCTTTGCCTCTCTTATCCTTCGCCGGTCCTCCGTAAACGCATACAGCCTTGTTCCCTTCGTTTCTTATGGTAAGTTGGATCTGCTTATCGGGCGAACAGTCTTCCCTATACAGGAATATCTTTCTCTCCGGCACCGCCATCCAGCTTTCGCTCTTCCCAAGTTCCTCCATTAGCCTTGGCGTCTTGTTCCAAACCTCGCACAGTTCCTTTGCATACTCGGGACCCATAAAAACATTGGCGGACAGGGCACTACCAACTAAGACTAAAGAAAGAAGAATTGTCTTTTTCATCTTTTCACCTCCCAAAGTTTTTTTCAATAGAAAGATAACGCAAACCCAAAGGAAAGGACTTAAAAACTTTTTATATGCCTATAAAGCATGCAAATATTCGCATTTCCTAAATGGTAGTTTATGGATTATATTTATTCCTTATGCTACTGGTTGAGTCCAAAGAAAAGCTAAAAGAGCTAAGGGAGAGGTTTGAGGATGTCAAGCTTAGCCTGGATCCTTCCGCCCTTGAAAGGGAACTGGAGGAGATAGATAAAAAAATGGCAGAAAGCGACTTTTGGAGTGATGGAGAAAAAGCAAAGAGCTTAACCCAAAGGAGAAAAGTGCTTGAGGAAAACATAAAGGCTATAAAAAGCGTGGAGAGGTCCCTACGGGATGTGGAGGAGCTCTTGGAGATCACCTCAGAAGAGGACCTTGAGAGCCTTCAGATGATAGAAGAGGAGCTAAAAACCGCAGAGAAGCTAATAGAAGAGCTTGAGATAAAAGTCTTTCTCTCCGGTGAGATGGACCAAAAGAACGCCTATCTTACCGTCCAAGCTGGAGCTGGAGGGACAGAGGCTTGCGACTGGGCGGAAATGCTCTTTAGGATGTATAGAAGATGGGCTGAAAAGAAGGGTTACGAGGTGGAGATGATAGACTATCAGCCCGACGATGTGGCGGGTATAAAGAGCGCCACCATGCTAATAAAGGGACCTTACGCTTATGGTTATCTGAAGGGTGAAAGCGGTGTGCACAGGCTTGTTAGAATATCTCCCTTTGATGCCAACGCAAGGCGTCATACATCCTTTGCATCGGTTTCTGTGATGCCTCAGATAGATGAGACGATAAAAATAGAGATCAGGGAAGAGGACCTTGAGATGGAGACTTTCCGTGCCAGCGGTGCGGGTGGGCAGTATGTGAATAAAACGGACACAGCAGTTAGAATAAGACACAAACCCACGGGCATTGTGGTTACATGTCAGCAGGAAAGGTCCCAATACCAAAACAGGATGAAGGCTTTGGAGCTGTTAAAAGCCAAGCTCTACCAGTTGGAGCTTCAGAAGTTGGAGGAGAAGAAGAAGGCTTTGGAAGGAGAAAAGACGGAAATAGGATGGGGACACCAGATAAGGTCTTATGTGTTCCAACCCTACCAGATGGTCAAGGACCTTCGCACAGGCTTAGAGGTAGGTGATGTGGAAAGGGTCATGGACGGAGACATAGACCCCTTCATAGAGGAATACCTCAAGTGGAAAGCAAAGCAATCCTTAAAGGCTTAATCCTCGGGCTGGTTCTTTTCCAAACCGCCATTGGTGGAGAGGTATGCCTCAGTGAATTGAAAAATCCCTACCCTGACGACTATTTGGACTATGCCTTGAGAAGGACTGTGGAAAGGGCTTTCCTTCAGGCGGGAGAAAGGCTAAGGTGTGGAGAGGGTTCAGAAAAAGTAACCGTGGAGGTTCTTGAGTATAAAGACATTCCCACGGGGCTTTCGCCCTTTCAGAGGGTAAACAGTTACAATCTGTTTTTAAGCTTTGAGCTAAAAACACAAAGTAAAAGTTATAAATACAGTGTAGCGGTTCCCTACTTTTTGCCCTCCTGGGGGCAGGGAGATTTGCCAAAGCGCTCTGCCTTGGAGGATGCCCTTGGTATAATATATCCAAGGCTAATAGAAGACTTAATCAGGAGGTGAAACCATGCTTATAAACTTTGAAACCCAAAAGAGTGTTCAAGAGGTAAGGACTGCTTTGGAAGAAAAAGCAAAGGCTAAGGGCTTTGGTGTAATGGCTGTGCATGAGGTCTCTAACATTCTCAAAAACAAAGGGGTGCCTATAGATTACGAATGCGTCATATTGGAGGTTTGTTCTCCAAGGCACGCCAGTCAAGTGCTTTCCAAAAATGCCTTCATATCCACCGCCATGCCATGCAGAATAGCTATATTCCAAAAGGATGGCAAGACGGTTGTTAGCACCATGG encodes the following:
- a CDS encoding flagellar M-ring protein FliF C-terminal domain-containing protein, yielding MEEALGVGTVKVKVSADIDFTKREQKEEIYDPDMTAIVSQQKKKERTFGAVVGGVPGTGANVPPGTGAVQGAGGPLTSEKSETITNYEVSKKEVYTQDPLIKVRRLNVGVMIDSNLKGVDLEKVKQMVQASAGIDPNRGDVLSVVSVPFRKPEAEKPPISYAEYIKWVALLVFSLVSFIALFIALKKLKKKPAPTAYIPPIPTSVPSGLEELAGVEEIRIKAKEVASIEAISKLAKEEPQKVAKIIKAWLKSKG
- a CDS encoding flagellar motor switch protein FliM, yielding MDEQLLSQEEINLLLKTLGKEEKKQVKTDKEVQPFDVSALERIYAGRLPSLEFVFERWISGLKRGLVSVIVGVPTIIKESVGSVKFSELVSRLPFPSAVGYFNLHPFKGNFMIILDPKLIYMVVSNVFGGSAKPYKIEGKEFTKVEMRIIERMLRVMYAELEEAWRTVMNVQLIPIGIETNPAILMFARPKEKYIVLRLTVSLEGGDGYILLAIPQEGIEPYKEMLKGILERSPEDYEKLLKAILGVPLHISVKLGYTKITLGELYNLKVGDTITLDKPTREPVEIYVEGIKKFLGVLGHSKNKKAFKIIQDVQE
- the polX gene encoding DNA polymerase/3'-5' exonuclease PolX, with product MSKNKEIAEIFSKMADIMEFLGENPYRINAYRRVAEVLSELGVDVEELVKTGKIYQIPGIGESSISKILEYLRTGKISKYEELKKQVPEDLLELLDVPGIGPKTLRLAYEKLHVRTKDDFLRAVRSGMLATLPGIREKKLQNIMRGLELYEKSKERMSLIEAYQLGERLLEHMKKVGELYQNIELAGSLRRKKETVGDIDLLVSADKRFWSTLHEHFTKFDEVQDVLLKGETKSSVILKNGKQADFRTVEPHQWGSALQYFTGSKEHNVRIRDIAKAKGLKLSEYGVFRADTEEWLGGRTEEEVYELLGMDCPPPELRENVGEVELALERKLPRLVEWEDIKGDFHMHTNWSDGLGSIEEMAETAYRLGLQYIVIGDHSPSARVAKGLDIQRYREQWKVIERLNSYYNKKGFYILRGCEVDILPDGSLDLPNEFLEEFDFVVASIHTRFGQDNTYRILRAIENPYVNLIGHPTGKAYGSREGYPLDMEQIINLAKETGTALELNTFRADLSPEMVRKCVEKGALVAIVTDAHAPSHLRYLKIGLGLARRGWAKKEDILNTRTVEEIKEFVRRKRYNR
- a CDS encoding TetR/AcrR family transcriptional regulator, whose product is MPRHQNTKEKILESALKLFSEKGIRETTIKDIAKDVGITEGAIYRHFVSKDQIVSTLFSTYAERLYEELISVVEEKTLIENRFFKLVKTFLNFCFDNPQAFKFINLFHYLRAEEVKNFQNLPKDALMKFMDEGFKKGIIKVRRELALAMVVGTLERTFLLVEGGIIEREAGLEEELAEVLWKAITYQ
- a CDS encoding family 1 encapsulin nanocompartment shell protein; this translates as MDFLGRDQSPLTQEEWSALEEAVIRVAKNTLVCRRFMPVVGPIGAGHQVISYDVFLGVEPGSCEVRPGEEAQTCEPVRVGKRIHIVLPTIYKPFSISWRDLEYSRQFSLPIDTSTASAAAFATAVAEDTLIIHGNKKLGIEGLLTAEGRQSISMSDWDVMGNAFNDVSLGVAKLSESGFFGPYHLLLNPKDYFKLNRVYHNTGLLEIEQIKKIVSEVHTSPIVPEGKAILVSAGPQNMDIVVALDVSLAYVETTNMVHEFRVMEILAPRIKRPGAILVIGK
- the tsaE gene encoding tRNA (adenosine(37)-N6)-threonylcarbamoyltransferase complex ATPase subunit type 1 TsaE, whose translation is MDEIFLKDEQETINFGKEFAKRLKGDEVICLLGDLGSGKTTFVKGLAEGLGIREGYQVRSPTFTIVNEYPTQRGRLIHIDLYRVEDFDVEQFVGEGIVVVEWARNLELCDCIIEFLFEGDGRRVVLKFNKKEVRYGLSG
- a CDS encoding cation diffusion facilitator family transporter, producing the protein MSKEHWALIALLVNLLQSLAKFVGGVLSGSLSLIGEAVHSLSDSFASVITYISIKFSNKKNERFPYGLYKLENLASVVISFFLFLASYEIIKRAFSQRVEIKEEFWGIGAGVVVFSLLGSLSLSMLERWAGKRYNSPALIADSYHTLTDAFGSSLVLLSFVSAKLGYQLDRYFAMAVSLLILWTAISILKREFAVLLDVSADEKTLERIRQIILDFENIKEIKHLYVRSSGGRLFADITVAVEGWNFHHIHQTVDALEERLKREIPELEMVFIHYEPVGGMKPRVGVLLDEEQKVSSHFENTKYLAIFSDGKRELLKEISGDEREISQILAESGVNIVVCGWHPEDQTARLNLSRAGIFVWETEEKNPYIALSQIAKCIKECKDG
- a CDS encoding TIGR01212 family radical SAM protein (This family includes YhcC from E. coli K-12, an uncharacterized radical SAM protein.) yields the protein MLKEKSTYYSLKDYLKEKYGKRVQKITVALPFTCPNIDGTKAVGGCTYCFSGTRPAHLSPSVPLKKQIEEGILRAKERYGKNILFFVYYQSYSNTYGERDYLKSIYDTALEFDEVVGIDVGTRPDCAPEWVLDLLESYTQKGLEVWVEYGLQSANFTTLRRINRAHGVSDFVDAVLRTKRRNLKVCAHVILGLPGEDEEDMLETGKLLCALPIDGVKIHPLHVIKGTKMAQQYLNGEFEVLSLQEYAKRAVDLIEILPPNVVIHRLTGEVEEDRLIAPDYCTYRKKSEVLQAIQREMESRGSYQGCKSPFNR
- a CDS encoding serine kinase, with product MRRINVAIAGLGRVGSQFLDALLSVSTDAVKVIAVAEPREELESVKKAKERGIAYYRDARDMLRSLEDAIDVLFDLTGDAIVKTELYEILSQTANKKTIIVPEPVAFLIWSLLNSKA
- a CDS encoding Fe-S-containing hydro-lyase, with amino-acid sequence MIRIETPLTDETVERLRAGDRVLISGVIYTARDAAHKRMVEALQRGEPPPFDLKGQIIYYVGPTPPKPGQVIGSAGPTTAIRMDKYVEPLLKLGLKGMIGKGYRSPQVKELLVKYKAVYFAAVGGVAVLLAKAIKSSEVIAYEDLGTEAIRRLIVEDFPVIVANDIYGGDIFEEGRRRFARIDL